The genomic window TTAGGCAAATGTTTAAGCATTCACACTGTGGACCAGGGGGGTGCCAGCAAAGCTGGTGGTGATGAATACGAAGAAGCATTTAGGTCATGCTTATGAGTGGTTCCTGTTCTCACATAAGTTTTAGTCTCTTCCTACACTCAACAGAAATTAAAATCTCTGCACTGGGTGAGGAACATGCATCTTGATGATGTGCACATGTACAGAAAGGCAACCACATGGACGTTCAGTGACATGGACGTTCAGGGGCACACCATCCCATTTCGTACCTGCTAAATCTGCCCACTGGACCCTGGCTGGCTTAATGGGAGAAAATGGGGAGCAGCGATGGACTGTTTTGCTTCTTTTCCTAGTGCCTGTTCCTGGTTCCCAGATGTCCTGCCCTCCAATGCTCTGTTGGGAACTGGGGCATCCAGAAAGGATCCCCAGGGATTTAGCACCAGTATGTggctcctgccccctgccccccattgCTTCCTGGTAGGCTAGGCCCCAGGCTGGCAGCAGAGAGCAGTCCCGGGAGCACAGCATCTCTCTTCATCCACGGCAGCTTGGAGGGGTGTGGCGGTAGGTTTGGATGAAATGGCACCCCGGATCTGCCACTCCCCCCATCACTTGCCACTCAGCGTGGGCTGCATCGCCTCCTTTCTGCACGGGCTGGCTCTGGCTTCTGAACCAGGGCCCCCTAACCCAAAAGCTGGAGCTGACACCGGGCAATATTCCTGTTTCCCAGATTCCCAAATTGGTCTTGCAAGAGTTATTTTAACAGTCTTAGTACTGatgattatctatctatctatctatctatctatctatctatctatctatctatctatctatctatctatctatctatctatctatctatctatctatctatctatctatctatctatctatcttgacTATTTTCAGGCATCTAAGCTATGAAATGTGTTACAGCATCGTAATTCAAATACTTCCCCAAGAAACAGAACTGACTGCCTACCCATCTTCCAATACTATTTAACCTCAGGGCCATTCCACCAAACACGGAACCATCTGCATCCCGCGCCCCCCACACATTCACCATTTCAAACagagtctaagaacataagaacataagaacagccccactggatcaggccataagcctatctactgcagcttcctgtatctcacagtggcccaccaaatgtcccagggagcacaccagataacaagagacctcatcctggtgccctcccttgcatctggcattctgacgtagaccatttctgaaatcaggaggttgcacatacacatcatggcttgtaacccgtaatggatttttcctccagaaacttgtccaatctccttttaaaggcgtccaggccagatgctgtcaccacatcctgtggcaaggagttccacagaccaagcgcacaccgagtaaagaaatattttcttttgtctgtcctaactctcccaactctcagtttaagtggatgtcccctggttttggtgttatgtgagagtgtaaagagcaactctctatccactAATTTTGGGATAGTCTAATTTTGGGATATGTACGACGGAAGCATGTCATGCATGAATGAGACCATTTCGGGAAGCAGTGCATTGTACAGGAATCGAGGAGCCAGGATGAGATATGGGTCCTTGTTGTGCATACACCACACCTGAGCAGTGTATGGTAATATCTCAGTGCTGATCTGTATGCGCGTCTCTCATAGGTCATTCAATACTTCTACAATATAACCTATCACCAGAGAACCCAGATCAACATCGACGGAAGCTTGCTCAGCTTTTTGTGGGATTTCATGGTTTCTTTCTTCCCGATTGGAGGACTCGTTGGGTCTCTTTTGACTGGCCCCCTGGCAGATAGTTATGGCAGGTACAGCACTATCTCTGCACAATATTTTGTGATCAGTACTCCCAGGGCTTCTGTTGAGATTATGGGAGGAAGCTGCCCCAGGTGAGGGAAAATAGTAAAGTTGGTTATACCATGACACTGATAGGTTTTCTTAGATTTTCAATGGGCTGGTTCGAGTATCAGAGCCCTGTGGTAGCTCCTTGTCCTTTCCAAACTCCAGTAAAAGAACTATCTGTTGTGAGGATCCTATTCAGTGCCACagctcctctctcctctcccctaTAATTTTTTCAGTGTTACCATACTCAAGGACTAGCTTCTCTCATACATATCTGCCCACACACATCGTAGTACATCAGAGCCCTCGCTTTGAGTCCCACTTTTCAATGAAGCACAACTCCGGGGAACgaggagcagggcctttttggCTGTGGCACCTAAATTGTGGCACTCTCTCCCCCAAGatttattgattcatttattggatttctatcctgcctttctcctggtaagtgcacccaaagcagcttacagtcattaaaacacacacgcacatacacacaaTAAACTAAAAGGTAAAACCACAAATGGATCATCAAATTTTGATTTggtgtgtaaaccactttgtgaatgttttttttattgaaaagcagaacATAAATACTCTCATtaataaagtagtagtagtagtagtagtagtagtagtagtagtagtagtagtacacaCAATAAACTAAAAGGTAAAACCACAAATGGATCATCAAATTTTGATTTGgtgtgcaaaccactttgtgaattttttttaattgaaaagcagaaCATAAATACTCTCATtaataaagtagtagtagtagtagtagtagtagtagtagtagtagtgggtGAGGTGAATATAAGGGTGAGGACTCTTCTATTTCCATCAGGCTTCTGCTTACAGAgttgccttttatttttattttttaaacatctggCACTATCCATATTTTAGAAATGGTGCACTTTTTAAGAGCTGTCTAAAGATCTTTTCCATATTTTACAAGATGATGGTAGTTGCATCTCCTGATTTTAAATATTTGCCATGTCACACTGGTGTGGAAGGGTAGAATAGAAATGGTTGCAAACAAAGGAATAAGGACATTCTTCAGCATCTCTCTGCCACCCATTCACTATCATTTCAGGAAAATAACCTTACTGGGCACCAGCATTTTGTCTGTCATCTCCGGAGTCCTTATAAGTTTCTCCAAAGTAGCACTTGCCTATGAATTAATGTTCATTGCACGGGTGGCCATTGGATTATGTTCAGGTGAGTTTTAAATTTGGTGGTTTATATTTTATTAATGAAAAAAGGCGGTGGGCTGAATTCTGCCTGGAATTCTTGCCCTTTCATCTGAGAGTATCTTTGCTCATTATTCCATAGGCCAGTGCCTATTCAACCATTAAACACCCTTACTGTCATGGTCCAGAGCCGAGTAGGAAGATGGAAAAGCCCCTTGGTACTagcctctcttgctctctctctcacacacaaacacacacacacacacacacaaacacacacataggaTAGCTATGACCACAGCTTCTCTTTTTGGCCTCTGCAATGTGCATTGCCAAAGAAACAAGCTGTTTAACAGAACAGTGGCTTGGCTCTTCAGTGGCAGGAATTGCTGCTGCTAAAGCACCTAGCAAAGCATTGACAATGAGCATGTCTCTTTCTCATGTGCATCTCACAAACTGGCTTCATAGTCCGGTTCTGGAGTCCTGCTTCAAATTAAGCCTTCTGGACCAGTAAAGGGGTAAGAGGTAGGGCTCTTACCTACCTCTGGTATTCAAAaatagattacacaggccaacacacattttgcttccttaaacgttacaccaattcctgggcagatttggggtgctgattccaaaaatggcatccgttttgccctatcatctatcgttttggagacacagcatagcctctttagtgaatggttcaagtagcttcctcatgaggaagccaggaAAAAATGAGGCTagactatatctccaaaactagatgtgatagggcaaaacggatgccatttttggaatcggcaccccaaattcatatcaaaccaccataaagtttggggaaaagttttctgaccctcaattttgcaggcctgtgttatcattccTATTTTAAAACCTATAAAAATTACTGATGAAGGAAATACCTTGAAAGATGCTCCTCTGTGCATAATTGAGATTATTTTATTGATTACTCTGATATACTAGACATCCCAGCCCAAGGGCTTTGTGTGAGTAACAGTATGTTAATGATTGAATCCTCCCTCCCAACAGCTAGTTTGAATAAAAACATCTTCTGAAAGATGTACCAGATGTGCTTTTTGTGCGTCTCAGGGGGACGAAACAGCAAATGCCTGTTTGTGTGCCTGCCTCTTGGCGATGAGCGTCATCCGCATCCCAAGGGCACCCCAGACTGTGTATAGTTGGGTGAATTTAATATCTGACCTGGGAACAGGGCCACAGTTCGGTGAAAGAGCACATGCTTCAATAAAGAAGGACgcaagttcaatccctggaaaCACCAGGTGGAGCTGGGAAGGCCCGTCTcggcctgagaccctggagattTGCTGCCAGCTGGGGAAAGCAGTCTGGAACTAGCTGGACCAAAACTCAGTAGATGGCAGCTTCCAGTACACAGTTTCATCCAGCTCATtgaatggcagcaactgttaccctgcacatgcccaatctcatctgatctcggaagctaagcagggtcaggcctggttagtacttggatgggagaccgcctgggaataccgggtgctgtaggcttataccatgatctcggaagctaagcagggtcaggcctggttagtacttggatgggagaccgcctgggaatactgggtgctgtaggcttataccagagtcttccgagactgaaggttgccaaccattaaatgGCAGGGACAGAAAGGCGCCTTGCTAAACTTCATGGGGAACATCTTGGGGCAAAGAGCAATTGCCTCTCAATGTCTGTTGAGCACAATACCATGTAAATGTTCAGACGCTTCTGTGTATGCCTCATGCCTATCATGAATTATCCCTTGATTTACCATGTAACCAGGTATCTCTGCCAATGTCGTTCCCATGTACCTTGCCGAGATGGCCCCTCCAAACCTGAGGGGAGCCATTGTTATGGTGGCTCACCTATTTTTCGCAATTGGTGTCCTGTTGGCTCAGGTCTTTGGTCTGCACCTAGTCCTAGGGACCAATACAGGTAAATTACAAGGTGTGCCCTTTGGCCTGTTGCAGATCAGACATTCCATTGTGGGTTATAACGATATCTTTTTGCACAGGTTGGCCAATACTGCTAGGCCTCACTGCGATCCCAGCCTTCATTCAAATCTTGCTACTGCCCTCCTTCCCTGAAAGTCCCAGGTATCTACTGATTCAGGGGAAGAATGAAATGGCTGCAAGGCAAGGTACAATGGTCTTGAAATTCATGGAGACCTCTGGTTGTAGCTGTGATGCCTGACATGACAGCTGTCATGACATAACATGACGTCAAGCTGAAGAGAAGCGACTATCCCCACACCTTAACTCAATGTCTTCCTACCTCTTCTCCTATTTAGCCCTGAAGATGCTGAGAGGCCGGGATGATGTGGAGGATGAAATTGAAGAGCTCCGTCAGGAGGACCTTGCTGAGGCAGCAGAAAAATCtatgaatatttttaaaattctatgTTTCCCAAGTTTGCGGTGGCAAGTCATCTCTGTCTTTGTACTGATCCTTGGCCAGCAGCTCTCTGGTATCAATATAGTAAGTTCCAACAGGGGGGTATAACTAGGAAAAACATGGACACCAGAGCTTGTTTTGGTCTATCAAGATTCAAAGGCTCAGATGTGAGGGTTGTTCTCTTGGGTTGTCTAGAGAAAACGAAGACATTTAGGGTGTTTTCAGGTCCATACCTTAACTGTGTGTCATCCATAAATCACTGTGTGTTTCTAGGGATGGTCAACAGTGGGCATCATTTTGTTCTCCAGATGCTTGTACATGGATGGTTAGAACTCCCTAAAGGCCTCATGGATGATCTGGCTCTGTCGTGAAATTGGCATGACCTAGTGGTACAAGCATCACAGATAGTTCCTTCACTCAGAGATAAGGTCCTTGGGGCAATCTAGAGTCGAGAATCAGGCCTTGCTATGGCTTTATAGTAACATTTCTAGGAAATAAGTCAGGAAAGTCAACGGCTTCTTTTTCTCACATGTGAAATCAACATGTGCAAAATGCCACATGTTCTTTAAAGCCAGTGTTGCTGGTGATGTACATGGGAgaaatgtgggttgggacacatAGTGGTGACCTTGTAGGGTACTGATTCTGCAAAGAAAGAGAGGTGAGTCCCAAGTCTTGAATTTTACTAAGGGTCTGTTGACTCTTTCGACTTTTACAATTCCTGTTCATGAGGAACAGTGGCTCTTTAGCTTACGCTTCAAGTGTGATTCAGGTGCACTCCTGAATGTATGTCAAGGGATTGTAGGGAGATAAGGGCTCCAGGATTGTTCTTAGGTTTACCAGTTGGGCTGGGAggcacattttggcaggagaaaAAACTGGTGTAGCCTTTAATGAGGTCCTTCACTGAAATTCACAACTCACGTGAGTCATCAAAATGAGCCCTTGCTTGGGAAAAAGAAATATGATGTTTCAAAAGCACATACCAGGGTCTGGAATGTGGCAGTTGTTGGGAAATAACCCACAGTGAAAGGGCTCATCTTCTAGGAAGTGAAAAATGTTTGGATTAAGCAGGGCTGACTTTCAGGATTCATTCACACACCCCAAAACTCTCTGCCAAGAGTAGCTAAATCTTTCAGTTGCTGTGGTCTGATTGCAGGTGTACTTTTATCTGGAGAGTATCTACCTGTCTACAGGGATAGAAGAAGTCCACATTCAGTATTTCAGTGTGGTGGTGACCCTGGTCCTTGTGTTAGTAGTCCTTGGAACGGTAAGCGACTCCACACAATTTATTCTGAAGAAGATATTTTGACTACAAACCTGAATACTAATGGTTTTCTGCCAGTTTAGCGCAAGGATTCCGAGGGTGGGGCagtgtttttgctttgttttttggtTACAGATCAAAGTGAAAACACCACTTGACATTTTTATAGCACTTTAGCACAATCAGGGCATTTTGCATATTCTTGTAACAGggattatccccatattactgGGGAGAGTCGGGGTTtgagaaggaggaaaggaggcaGAGTAATCAGaggaagaatatgtgattatGCATATTGAAAGTTTAGTTGCAGGAGGGAACAGGGGCATGAGAGGGAGAGATTGACTGAACGTCATCCAACAAGCTTCAGTGCAAACCCAGCTCTTTGATCCActgcaccagtgtttctcaatctgtgggtcgggactcactaggtgggtcgcaagccaatttcaggtgggtccccatttaacTTCAATACGTTATTTGTAATATAtcagactagatgctaccatggtatgtcactgcatttggggaaatgttaaacctctgaacttttaacaggctactatgtatatgcgtttaacaatgatagtaaacgggacttacttctgggtaagcgtgggtgggattatagcctaggattgtgaaaaatgttcctgcttgatgatgtcacttccagtcatgacatcacttctggtgggtcctgacaggttctcattctaaaaggtggttcctggtgctaaaaatgtgagaatcactgcactaCATCACATGGGCTTCCAATGGCCTCTGGCTCTCCAGTGCTTTCACACTCGCTCTCCCACCTTTATATTTTCTAGGTCTTTGTTGTCGATTCTTGGGGGCGAAGGTGCCTTCTTCTCACTGGCTTTGGAACATGCAGCCTTGCCTGTGTTTTTTTAACCATGAGCCTCGACCTTCAGGTCTGTAACTCAGAGCTGAGCATCACATAACGGCTGGTCAtagatctgaaaaaaaaaatggtgtgtgcATTGGAATGGTGGATTTGAGTGGAGGAGCAGGCAGGATCATCGGTCCCCGTTTCCAGGTCTTCCTGAAAAGTTTGCTGGCACACTGTCTCCCAATTCACGTGGGCCAGACTCTTGGGGTTGAGTTGCATTCTCTGGGCCTGTAATGTTGTACAAGAAGGGGTGCCACTTGCAAGGAAGGGACGTTCCTTGAGACAAGGTGCACTTGGCAGCCTCACTTGTGTGTATGAGTAAAGAAGGACCCCTTTCCTCCAACAGAACACTGTCCCATGGATGTCTTACTTCAGCACAGCTTTTGTCATCATCTTCCGCTTTGGACACATCATCGGGCCAGGTAAGTTCTCCGACGGTATACTGggatccttggaggaagtgcaACATATGGATGGGGTGGATACCTTGGTGAAGCAATGCAACACCTTGATCCATTCTCTTAACTTCACCCAGCTCCGATTCCCAGTGTGGTAATAGCAGAACTCTTCCTTCAGTCTTCCCGATCCACAGCCTTCGTGATTGGAGGATCCCTGCACTGGCTCTGCAATTTAATTGTGTTGATTGTGTTCTTTCATATAGAGGTATGTGATTTTGCAGACCTGCTTGCTGGTTAACAGTTGATCAAATTAGTTGATGGACATCATTCTCTTGGTCATTTAAGCTCAGCCTGCTGTCAAGGGGTCTTCTAGGGTGTGATCCAGAAACCTCATGCTCCAAGGCTGGGAGTTATTGTGAACTGTGCTTGTTCAGGAGTCACAGCCCTCTTCAGGCACAGGAcgtttataataaataataataataatacaggtatttatataccgcctttctaggtcctcagatttctcctcagactttattcaaggcggtttacataggcaggctaatttaaatccccgtagggatttttacaattgaaagaaggctctatctttcaagagctacaacaattcagatgtttcgttctgatctgacctccatcctggcctccatcctcccacgctcagagcagatggaatgactcggctcagcttgtcagctgcttcaaggtcgcacggtgccggtggcctcgaactggcgacctttggatgttatctttaggcaaacggaggctcaaccctgtAGGCCTCCTGCCCTCAATAATAATCACATTATACCTCAATAATAATCACATTTGCGCTTGTGATTAGCAGACTGGAACCTGACACAGTTGTCCATATTTTGTGTCATTGCTCTGCTCATAGTTAACTTTGTGAACACCCATTAGAGCCAATTTTACCTAGCTTTATTGGTCCTTCTGAAGGACGTTTGGGCTTCCTCCTTGAGGATAGCTCCGATGTAATTACCAGCTTGGTAGCAGATTTCTTGGTgactgtaataaaataaaataaaaagtagtCGCTTGTGAATTATTATCTGGGATGTGATAATGAAGGCCAAGTTCCACAACAAAGTTAAAATGATTGGTTTTTATCCTGTGTATTTGATTgtttttatatgccaataaaggtttatgaaatgaatgaatgattagcAGACTGTGTGAAGCCTTTGGACTAGCCTGGCTTAGAAGAAATATAACCAGCCTGGACTTTTGCTTTTGCCTGCTCAGCAGAGCTATATCTTCTGCACCCCGAGCTCCTCCAGGCTCCCTCTCAAAACTCTGTCTCCAGATCTTGACTGCAGAGATCCTAGCTAGAGAAAGCACGCTCTGCAGCTAGTTTCATGAACAGCACATTCTTTTCAAGCCTGCCCCTGCTAACCTATTTTCTAAAAGCTCAGAGAATGAGGCAtctcttggaggaggaggaggtcatgAAGATGCACCAGTGATAAATCAATAAACCTCTGCATTGCACTGAtgtccttttctctctcctttttcctctGTAGGGAATGCTCTGGACCTATACGTTCCTCATCTTCTTGCCTTTCTCCATAGCTACCTTCTATTACATTTTCAGAGTGATCCCAGAAACCAAGAACAAGACTTTTCTGGAGATCAGAGCAAACCTGGTCAAGAAGTATGCAGCATAACAGACATACAGACAGacactgggggaagggggcgCGTCATTCTTTGCAATATTCTTATTTCATCAGATAAGCATAGAAAAGGAAAGATGGCAAGAGAACTTTCCCATAGTCCTGCAGTTGGCTCT from Tiliqua scincoides isolate rTilSci1 chromosome 9, rTilSci1.hap2, whole genome shotgun sequence includes these protein-coding regions:
- the LOC136659948 gene encoding solute carrier family 2, facilitated glucose transporter member 5-like; protein product: MYLAEMAPPNLRGAIVMVAHLFFAIGVLLAQVFGLHLVLGTNTGWPILLGLTAIPAFIQILLLPSFPESPRYLLIQGKNEMAARQALKMLRGRDDVEDEIEELRQEDLAEAAEKSMNIFKILCFPSLRWQVISVFVLILGQQLSGINIVYFYLESIYLSTGIEEVHIQYFSVVVTLVLVLVVLGTVFVVDSWGRRCLLLTGFGTCSLACVFLTMSLDLQNTVPWMSYFSTAFVIIFRFGHIIGPAPIPSVVIAELFLQSSRSTAFVIGGSLHWLCNLIVLIVFFHIEGMLWTYTFLIFLPFSIATFYYIFRVIPETKNKTFLEIRANLVKKYAA